Proteins co-encoded in one Afipia sp. P52-10 genomic window:
- a CDS encoding alpha/beta fold hydrolase has protein sequence MIAAPKSYFYESQGLRLHYADWGNEAAPPLILLHGGRDHCRSWDAIARQLQPYFHVMAPDLRGHGDSEWAKASSYSLADHVYDLTHLVGAGRETVVVGHSFGGMISLAFAGTYPERVSRLAILDGAFLPPEPSATIDVQMADWIAQLDRISTLRARRYRTIAEAAERMSAHNKRLTSEQALHLATYAVRQQADGTYVWKYDPYQRARAPYRLRREDYIGLWSRITAPTLFLCGGESSIPDPEKSGILRHFQRAQQKVFAGAAHWVQHDRLDEVSAALRSFLGIPD, from the coding sequence ATGATCGCTGCCCCGAAGAGCTATTTCTACGAGTCGCAGGGGTTGCGGCTGCACTACGCGGACTGGGGCAACGAGGCGGCGCCGCCGCTGATCTTGCTTCATGGTGGCCGCGACCATTGCCGCAGTTGGGATGCGATCGCCCGGCAGCTGCAGCCGTACTTCCATGTCATGGCGCCGGATCTGCGGGGGCATGGTGATTCCGAATGGGCGAAAGCGAGCAGCTACAGCCTCGCCGATCATGTTTACGATCTGACCCATCTGGTTGGAGCGGGACGTGAAACGGTGGTTGTTGGCCATTCCTTTGGCGGGATGATCTCGCTGGCGTTTGCCGGGACCTATCCGGAGCGGGTTTCGCGCCTTGCCATTCTGGACGGTGCATTCCTGCCGCCGGAACCTTCTGCGACGATCGACGTGCAGATGGCTGACTGGATCGCCCAGCTCGACCGGATATCGACGCTGAGGGCACGCCGTTACCGCACCATTGCGGAAGCGGCCGAACGGATGTCTGCGCACAACAAACGGCTGACGTCCGAGCAGGCGCTGCATCTGGCGACCTATGCTGTGCGACAGCAGGCCGATGGCACCTATGTCTGGAAATACGATCCCTATCAGCGAGCGCGGGCGCCATATCGCTTGAGACGCGAGGACTACATCGGCCTGTGGTCTCGCATCACGGCGCCGACGCTGTTTTTATGCGGCGGAGAAAGTTCGATTCCTGATCCGGAAAAGTCCGGTATCCTGCGCCATTTTCAGCGGGCGCAACAAAAGGTCTTTGCCGGTGCCGCGCATTGGGTCCAGCACGACAGACTGGATGAGGTTTCCGCTGCGTTGCGGTCGTTTCTCGGTATTCCTGATTAA
- the yghU gene encoding glutathione-dependent disulfide-bond oxidoreductase yields MSSETYTPPKVWQWNKESGGRFANINRPIAGPTHDKELPVGKHPLQLYSLGTPNGVKVTVMLEELLALGHRGAEYDAWLIEIGKGDQFGSGFVAINPNSKIPALLDRSGSKPRRVFESGSILLYLAEKFGAFLPKDPDKRTEALNWLFWQMGSAPYLGGGFGHFYAYAPTKIEYAIDRFAMETKRQLDVLDRHLAEHEYMAGDEYSVADMAIWPWYGALAKGLLYGGGEFLQVQDYKHVNRWTNAIGERPAVKRGRMVNRMQGDPKSQLRERHDASDFDTKTQDKLDAASSTT; encoded by the coding sequence ATGAGCAGCGAAACCTACACCCCACCCAAAGTTTGGCAATGGAATAAGGAGAGTGGCGGCCGCTTCGCCAATATCAACCGGCCGATTGCAGGTCCGACCCACGATAAGGAGCTGCCGGTCGGCAAGCATCCGCTGCAGCTCTACTCGCTGGGGACGCCGAACGGCGTCAAGGTGACGGTGATGCTCGAGGAGCTGCTGGCGCTCGGTCATCGCGGCGCCGAGTACGATGCCTGGCTGATCGAGATCGGCAAGGGTGATCAGTTCGGTAGCGGCTTTGTCGCGATCAACCCGAATTCGAAGATTCCGGCACTGCTCGATCGCAGCGGCTCGAAGCCGCGGCGGGTGTTCGAATCCGGATCGATCCTGCTCTACCTCGCGGAGAAGTTCGGCGCGTTCCTGCCGAAGGATCCCGACAAGCGTACGGAAGCGCTGAACTGGCTGTTCTGGCAGATGGGCAGCGCGCCTTATCTCGGTGGCGGCTTCGGCCACTTCTATGCCTATGCCCCGACCAAGATCGAATATGCGATCGACCGCTTCGCGATGGAAACCAAGCGCCAGCTCGATGTGCTCGACCGGCATCTCGCCGAGCACGAATATATGGCAGGCGACGAATACTCGGTCGCCGACATGGCAATTTGGCCCTGGTACGGAGCGCTGGCAAAGGGCTTGCTCTATGGCGGCGGCGAGTTCCTGCAGGTGCAGGATTACAAGCACGTCAACCGCTGGACGAATGCGATTGGTGAGCGGCCGGCGGTCAAACGCGGGCGCATGGTCAATCGCATGCAGGGCGATCCGAAGAGCCAGTTGCGCGAGCGGCACGACGCCAGCGATTTCGATACCAAAACGCAGGACAAGCTGGACGCGGCAAGCTCCACGACATGA
- a CDS encoding acyl-CoA dehydrogenase family protein, with translation MKLAYTPRNTSYVLNPGDELNDLRMSDEVRPLYDHVRKFIKETVDPMTSEFIRLGQNKTDPWSFAPGQLEVLQKAKDKAKAEGLWNFFLPDAHSGEGLKNLDYAYIAVELGKSPMASETMNCAAPDTGNMEVLERVGTKEQKEKWLKPLLNGEIRSAYVMTEPNVASSDAKNVSTTAKLVGDEYVINGEKYFISGAGDPRCKIMIVMVKTNPDAPPSKQQSQILVPRDTPGVEILGPMHVFGHDHAPRGHMHIRFNNVRVPKENMLLGEGRGFEISQVRLGPGRIHHCMRTIGKAEKALDMMVTRGLTRQAFGKQIAHLGGNLQIIAQARCEIESMRLMVLKAAKAMDVLGNKEARVWVSMVKAMVPERACKIIDQAIQMHGATGISHWTPLAEMYQDVRHLRFADGPDEVHWMVVGRHELSMQ, from the coding sequence TTGAAGCTCGCTTATACCCCCCGCAATACATCCTACGTCCTGAACCCTGGTGACGAGCTGAACGATCTGCGGATGTCGGATGAAGTCCGTCCGCTCTACGATCACGTCCGCAAGTTCATCAAGGAGACGGTCGATCCGATGACGTCGGAGTTTATCCGCCTCGGTCAGAACAAGACTGATCCGTGGAGCTTCGCGCCGGGCCAGCTCGAGGTGCTGCAGAAAGCCAAGGACAAGGCCAAGGCCGAAGGCCTGTGGAACTTCTTCCTGCCCGACGCCCACTCTGGCGAAGGTCTGAAGAACCTCGACTACGCCTATATCGCAGTCGAACTCGGCAAGAGCCCGATGGCGTCCGAGACCATGAACTGCGCAGCTCCCGACACTGGCAACATGGAGGTGCTGGAACGCGTCGGCACCAAAGAGCAGAAGGAGAAGTGGTTGAAGCCGCTGCTCAACGGTGAAATCCGCTCCGCCTATGTCATGACCGAGCCGAACGTGGCCTCTTCGGACGCCAAGAATGTGTCGACCACGGCGAAGCTCGTCGGTGACGAATACGTGATCAACGGCGAGAAGTATTTTATCTCCGGCGCCGGCGACCCGCGCTGCAAAATCATGATCGTGATGGTCAAGACCAATCCCGATGCCCCGCCGAGCAAGCAGCAATCGCAGATCCTGGTCCCGCGCGACACGCCTGGCGTGGAAATCCTCGGCCCGATGCATGTGTTCGGCCACGACCATGCACCACGCGGGCACATGCACATCCGTTTCAACAACGTGCGCGTGCCGAAGGAGAACATGCTGCTCGGTGAAGGCCGCGGCTTCGAGATTTCGCAAGTACGCCTCGGCCCCGGCCGCATCCATCACTGCATGCGCACCATCGGCAAGGCCGAGAAGGCGCTCGACATGATGGTCACGCGCGGCCTCACCCGTCAGGCGTTCGGCAAGCAGATCGCCCATCTCGGCGGCAACCTGCAGATCATCGCGCAGGCCCGCTGCGAGATCGAATCCATGCGGCTGATGGTGCTGAAGGCTGCGAAGGCGATGGACGTGCTCGGCAACAAGGAAGCCCGCGTGTGGGTCAGCATGGTCAAGGCGATGGTGCCGGAGCGCGCCTGCAAGATCATCGACCAGGCGATCCAGATGCATGGTGCGACCGGCATCTCGCACTGGACGCCGCTGGCGGAGATGTATCAGGACGTACGCCACCTGCGATTCGCCGATGGCCCGGATGAGGTGCACTGGATGGTGGTCGGCCGCCACGAACTGAGCATGCAGTAA